In Serinicoccus marinus DSM 15273, the genomic stretch CACATCAGCCACAGCAGTGCTGGAGCGTCACGTCCGTGACTCGCCGAGGGCGGTGAAGACCGACCCGGCGAGCAGCTTGGCGGCGACGAGGACGGAGCGCTCGTCCACGACCAGGTCGCCCTGGTGCAGCTCGTAGGTCGGCCCGCCGGGGGTGCGGGTGCCGAGCCGGGCCATCGCCCCGGGCACCTGCTGGAGGTACCACCCGAGGTCCTCACCGCCCATCGACTGCTTGGTCGGCTGCACCGCTCCCGCGCCGAGGAGCAGCATCGCCGCCTTGGACATCGCCATCACCGAGCTGTTCTCGTTGTCGACCGGCGGCACACCCTTGGTGTAGTGCACGGTGGCCTTGACCCCGTAGGGCGCCACGACGGCGTCGACGGTCTCGGTGAAGATCGGCTCCACGACCTCCCACAGCTCGGGGTCGAGCATCCGCAGGGTGCCGAGCGCCTCTCCCTGCGCGGGGATGACGTTGGCCGCCGCCCCGGCCCGCACCACGCCCCAGACGAGGACGGCCGCGGCGCGGGGGTCGAGCCGGCGGGTCAGCGCGGCCGGGACCTCGGTGACCACCTTGGCGAGGGCATACGTGATGTCCTGGGTGAGGTGGGGGCGGGAGGTATGCCCTCCGCGCCCGCTGATGACGACGTGCACCTGGTCCGAGGCCGCGGTGATCGGGCCGACGCGCAGCCCCACGCTGCCGACGTCGACCGAGGGGTCGCAGTGGACGGCGAGCATGCGGTCGACCCCGTCGAGGACGCCGTCGTCCATGACCTTGAGCGCGCCGCCCGGATGGGTCTCCTCGGCGGGCTGGAAGACCAGCCGCACCCCGACGCCGCGGGCGTGCAGCTCCTCGTCGAGGGCCAGCAGCGCGAGCCCCGCGCCGAGCAGGCCGATGGTGTGCACGTCGTGGCCGCACGCGTGGCAGGCCCCGGGGGTGCGGGAGGAGTAGGGCAGACCGGTGACCTCCTCGATCGGCAGCGCGTCGAGGTCGGCCCGCAGGGCGATCCGGGTGCGCGGCTCGGGGTGGCCGAGGTCGACCACCGCACCCGTGCCGGGCAGCGTCCGCACCCGTGCACCGGCCTCGGAGAGCACCCCGGCGACCAGCTCGGTGGTGCGGTGCTCCTCCCAGCAGATCTCCGGCTGCTGGTGGACCTCGCGGCGCCAGGCCAGCAGCTCCTCGGCCCGGGCGTCGACCTCGTCCTCGACCCGTCGCAGCACCTGGGCCAGCGAGCCGGGCTCGGGAGCGGCGGCGCTCTGGTGCAACGGGCGGGTCAGGTCGGTGGTCAACGGCTCTCTCCGGTCGGGTGATGGATCACCCATCAGGATACGCAGCCCCGCCCCAGACTCCCTTCACCCCCACCGGGCGTCGCGGATGGTTGCCCTCAACCCCACCGGGCGTCGCCGATGGTTGCGGCGACCGCCTCCGCCACCAGCGCGGGCCCGGCATACACCAGGCCGGTATACAGCTGGACCAGGTCGGCGCCGGCGTCCACCAGGGCGGCGGCGTCCGCCCCCGTCATCACCCCGCCGACGCCGATGAGCGGCAGGTCGGTGAGCGATCGGACCTGGCCCACCACCTCGCGCGCCCGGACCGTGAGCGGCGCCCCCGACAGGCCGCCGGTCTGCCCGTTCGCCAGCGCCATCTCCCCCGGTGCGACGCCGCCGCGGGCGAGCGTCGTGTTGGTGGCGACGAAGCCGGCGACCCCGACCCCCACCGACCCCCACCGCCTCCTCGAGCGCGGACCGGGTGAGATCCGGCGCGAGCTTGACCAGCACCGGGACGTCCCCGGCGGCCCGCACCACCGCCGTGAGCAGGGCGCGCAGCGGCTCGGCGTCCTGCAGCGAGCGCAGCCCGGGCGTGTTGGGGCTGGACACGTTGACGGCGAGGTAGTCGGCCAGCCCGTCCAGCGCGGCCACCGACGCGAGGTAGTCCGGCACCGCCTCCTCCACCGGCGTGACCTTGGACTTGCCGATGCTCACGCCCACGGGGATGCGCACCAGGCCGGCTCGCCGCGCGTCCCGCAGTCGCCGCGCCAGGGCGTGCACCCCCTCGTTGTTGAAGCCCATCCGGTTGATGACCGCTGCGCTCTCCGGGAGCCGGACCATCCGCGGTCGCGGGTTGCCGGGCTGGGCCCGGGCGGTGACGGTGCCGAGCTCCACGTGGCCGAGGCCGAGCGCCACCCACGTGGGCACCGCGCGCCCGTCCTTGTCCATGCCGGCCGCCAGCCCGATGCGGTGGTCGAAGCGCAGCCCCAGCAGGTCGACCGGGCGTGCCGGGGGGACGGCATACCCCGTGGCCGCGACCAGGGCCCGCGTCGGAGCCACCCTCCCGAGGAGGTCAGCGGCGACGAGGGTCGCGTGGTGGGCGCGCTCGGCGTCGAGGCGCCACAGGGCGGGGCGCGCCAGCCGCCGGTATGCCGTGCTCCCGGCGGCGGCGAGCAGGCGCCGGGTGGGCGGTGCGGGGACCGAGGACGCGCGCATGCCGGCAACCCTAGACTGACGCGGATGAGCACCCTGACCACCTCGCTGGACGGCTTCACCGCCGTCATCCCCGCGGGCGGGTCAGGGACCCGGCTGTGGCCGCTGTCGCGGCAGGACTCGCCGAAGTTCCTGCACGACCTGACCGGGACCGGCCGTTCCCTGCTGCAGGCCACCGTCGACCGGGTGCGCCCGCTGGCCGGTGACCGGGTCATGGTGGTGACGGGACGACGGCACGCCGACGCGGTGCGCGCGCAGCTGCCCGACCTGGGCGCCGAGGATCTCCTGCTGGAGCCTTCCCCGCGCAGCTCGATGCCGGCGGTCGGGTGGGCCGCCGCCGTCCTCGAGCGTCGTGACCCCGAGGCGGTGCTCGGCTCCTTCGCCGCCGACCACGTCATCGACGACGAGGCGGCCTTCGCCGCCAGCCTGCGACAGGCGGTCGTCGCCGCCCGGGCCGGGGCCCTGGTCACCCTGGGGATCCGGCCCCGCTACGCCTCGACCGCCTTCGGCTACATCGAGCTCGGTGAGGCACGGCCGCTGCCCGGCGCGCCGGACGCGCACCAGGTCCGGTCGTTCGTGGAGAAGCCGGAGCGCGAGGTCGCCCAGGGCTACCTCGAGGGTGGGCGGCACCGGTGGAACGCCGGGATCTTCGTCGTCCGGGCCAGGGTGCTGCTCGACCTCCTGGCGCAGGAGCGGCCCGAGATGGTGCGCCTGCTCCGGCACCTCGCGGCCGACCCCGGGCAGCTGGAGCAGGTCTGGGGCTCGCTGGACGCGCTCGCGATCGACCGTGCCGTCGCCGAGCCGGCCGCCCGCTCGGGTCACGTCACCGTCGTGCCCGCCGACGTCGGCTGGGACGACGTGGGTGACTTCGCCTCGCTCGCGAGCCTGCTCGAGGAACGGCCCGAGCACGGCGGCGTCCGGGTGCTGGGACGGGCCGGTGACGTCGTCGCCCGCGACTCCACCGGGGTCGTCGCGGCGCACGGCGAGCGCGCAGTCGTGGTGCTGGGGCTCGACGAGGTGGTCGTCGTGGACACCCCGGACGCCCTGCTGGTGACCACCCGCGAGCGCTGCCAGGACGTCCGGGGCGTGGTGGCGACCCTGCAGGAGCTGGGACGGGGGGACCTCACGTGAGCGACCGACCCGGCCGCGGTCCTTCTCGCCGCACGCTGCGCGACGGCGTGGGCCACCCGCTCGTCACCCGACGGCCACCCGACACACCCCCGCCGTCCGCCGACGGCATACCCGAGGCGCCCAGGCTGGACCACGTGCGCGTCGCCATCGTCACCGAGTCCTTCCTCCCCGCCCTCAACGGCGTCACCACCAGCGTGTGCAAGGTGCTGGAGTGCCTGCGCGAGCAGGGCCACGACGCCCTGGTCGTCGCCCCCGGCACCAGCCCGTGGAGCCCGGTCATGACCCCGGAGCACTACGCGGGCTTCCCGGTGCACAGCGTCACCAGCGTCCCGGTCCGCAAGTTCCGCGTCGGCCTGCCGTCGTACGAGATCGAGACCGTGCTGCACCGGTTCCGCCCCGACGTCATGCACGTGGCCTCCCCTTTCGTCCTCGGCGTCCGCGGCCTCGTCGCGGCCCGGGCGCTCGGCATCCCCTCGGTCGCGATCTACCAGACCGACATGCCCTCCTACATCCGCCAGCACGCCGGTCCGGCCGGCGACCTCACCGCCCGGGCGACGTGGCGCTGGATCCGCCGCATCCACGAGCAGGCCGACCTCACCCTGGCACCGTCCACGGCGGCGCTGACCGATCTCGCCGAGCACCAGGTGCCCCGGATCGCGCTCTGGGGACGTGGCGTGGACGCCGACCTCTTCCACCCCGACCGCCGCACCGACCCCGGCGCCCTCGCGCTGCGCGACCGGCTCGCGCCTCGCGGAGAGACGGTGCTGGGCTACGTCGGGCGGCTCGCCCCGGAGAAGGAGCTGCACCGGCTCACCGAGCTCTCCTCGCTGCCCGGCACCCGCCTCGTGCTCGTCGGGGAGGGGCCGAGCCGGGAGATCCTGCAGGCGCAGCTGCCCGAGGCGGTCTTCCTCGGTCGGCGCGAGGGGGCCGAGCTGGCGCAGGCGTATGCCGCCTTCGACCTCTTCGTGCACACCGGCACGCGGGAGACCTTCGGCCAGACGCTGCAGGAGGCCTCGGCCGCCGGGCTGCCGGTCGTGGCGCCCGCACGGGGCGGCCCGCTGGACCTCATCCAACCCGGCGGCACCGGTGAGCTCTTCGACCCGGACGTGCGGGGCGCGCTGTGCGCCGCCGTGACCCCCCTCGTGGGGCCCACCGCTGCCGAGGTCCGGGAACGGATGGGTGCCGCCGGTCGGCAGCGGGTGCAGGAGCGGTCCTGGCCGGCGCTGGTGGACCAGCTCGTCGACCACTACTCGGCGGTGGTTCACGCCGGCTCGCGCTCGGTGGCCTGACGGGCATACCCCTGGAGCGGATCCGCGACGACGCCGACGTGAGGGCGCGGGGCTACTCCTCGACCGGGTAGCGCTCCAGCCGCTGCACGAGCGACTCACCCGGGTGAGGCGTCAGGCGGTCTACCCGCAGCGCGGCGGCGTCGACCTGCTGGGCGAGATGGCTGATGTCCACCCGCCCGGCCGCACCGGCGAGGCTGATCTGCCCCTCCTCCAGAGCCGAGACGTGCAGCAGCGTGAGGACCTGCTCGTCGTCGACCACGTCGTCGGCGAGGAACACCACGCCGGGCTGACCCAGCTCCAACCGGCTCCGGCCCTCCTCGACCGCGGGGACCAGCTCTCCCTCGCCCTGGACGTAGGCCGGGTACTCGTAGAACGTCGAGCGCTGGCCCTCGCCCAGGGAGGTGATGGCGTCCGCAGCCGTCCAGATCACCTCGTCGACCTCCACCGTGACGTCCCGACCGACCTCGGGCGCCCCACCAGAGTCTCTGGGCTCCTCAGACCTCGGCGTCACGACCAGCACCTGGGACGCCCATCGGGCGATCTCGTCCTGGCTGTCGAGGTGGGCGATCGTGGTCCCTGACCCGACGACGACCAGCGTGGCTGCCGCCGATGCACCGGTGCTCGGAGTCGTGACCGGGGGGTCGGCTCCTCCCGCCGGAGGCGCACCCGGCCAGCAGCGCGCATCCGAGCGCGAGCAGCATCGCTCCGGCGCGGCACCGGGCGTGGTCGACCTCGCGCCGGATCACGGGCGAGCACCACTGCGTCGATCCGGCCATGTGCCTGCGACGCCTTCGGTCCGACCCGGGTTCCGCCGGAGCGGTGCGCCTCCCCCACTAGGCTGGAGCCGATGAGCCCTTCGGAGCACGACGAGCACGAGAAGGCGTCCCTCGTGGTCGGGGTGGCGCTTCCGGTCCCCGAGCCCTGGGGCAGCCACCTGCAGCGGCTGCGCATCGGCTACGGCGAGGAGCGCGCGGCCGCCATCCCGACGCACATCACCCTGCTGCCCCCGACCCCGTGCAGCGCGCCCGAGCTGGAGGCCCTGGAGGCCCACCTGCTCTCGGTGGCTCGGGACCACGCCGCCTTCGAGGTCATGCTGCGCGGGACGGGCACCTTCCGGCCGGTGTCGGAGGTGGTCTTCGTGCAGGTGGCCAAGGGGGTCGCCGACTGCGAGCGACTCGAGCGGGCCGTGCGGCGCGGGCCGCTGCAGCGCACGCTGGACTTCCCCTACCACCCTCACGTCACGCTCGCCCACGACCTGCCGCTGGCCGCCCTGGACCGCGCCTTCCGCGACCTCGGCGCCTTCAGCTGCACCTACCCCGCGGACGCCTTCCGGCTCTACGTCCACGACGGGGACGGCGTCTGGCGCACCCGCGCGGACTACCCGCTCACCGGGTGAGGATCAGCGGCGCGGGAGCTTGAAGACCTGCCCGGGGAAGATGAGGTCGGGTCGCTCGATCCCGTTGAGCCGCACCATCTCGTCGAGGTCCACGCCGCGCTCCTGGGCGATTCCGGACAGCGTCTGACCTGGCTGGACGGTGACCGTGGCATGACGCGGCTCCTCGGCCGGCACCGGCTCGGTCGTCCCCGATGCCGGCGACGCCGTCGAGGTGGGACGGCTGTCCTGCTGCCCGCCCGCTCGCGCCTCGCGGACGCCGTCGATCGCGCCCTTGATCCGGTCGAACAGTCCCATGTCTGGCTCCTCCACGTGCGGGCACTCGGGGCCGGACCGCCATGGCCGGGCACTGGCCCGGACGATGACGCGGCACCGGCTCGCTGGCACGCTAGCCCAGGGTCCGGACCGGGGGCCACTCGACCGTGGTGACGCTCGTCCAGGGTGCTAGCGTCGAGCGCGTCAGCGCACCGCAGTCCCGCCTCGAAAGAAGGTCCCTCTCGTGAACACCCCCGTCAAGGTCGCGGTCACCGGCGCGGCCGGCCAGATCGGCTACAGCCTGCTCTTCCGCATCGCCTCCGGCGAGCTGCTCGGCAAGGACACCCCGGTCGAGCTGCGGCTGCTGGAGATCACGCCCGCGCTCGGGGCGCTCGAGGGCGTCGTCATGGAGCTCGACGACTGCGCTTTCCCGCTGCTCGCGGGGGTCGAGACCGGGGACGACGCCGACGTCGTCTTCGACGGCGTCAACGTGGCTCTGCTCGTCGGCGCGCGCCCACGCACCAAGGGGATGGAGCGCGGCGACCTGCTCGAGGCCAACGGCGCGATCTTCACCGCGCAGGGCAAGGCGCTCAACGACCACGCGGCCGACGACGTGCGGATCACCGTCACCGGCAACCCGGCCAACACCAACGCGCTCATCGCGATGAGCAACGCCCCCGACATCCCGGCCGAGCGGTTCTCCGCGCTCACCCGGCTGGACCACAACCGCGCGATCGCCCAGCTCGCGGCCAAGGTCGGCGCCCCCGTCACCGACGTCTCGCACATGACGATCTGGGGCAACCACAGCGCGACGCAGTACCCCGACCTCTTCCACGCCCAGGTCGGCGGTCGCAACGCCGCCGAGGCGGTGGGCGACCAGCAGTGGATCGAGGACACCTTCATCCCCACCGTCGCCAAGCGTGGCGCGGCCATCATTGAGGCGCGCGGCTCCTCCTCGGCCGCCTCCGCCGCGTCGGCGACGATCGACCACGCCCGCGACTGGCTGCGCGGCTCCCCCGAGGGCGACTGGGTCTCGATGGCGGTCCGCTCCGACGGGTCCTACGGCGTCGAGGAGGGCATCATGAGCTCCTTCCCGGTGACCACCCGCGACGGCTCCTACGAGATCGTCCAGGGCCTGGACATCGACGACTTCTCCCGGGGCCGGATCGACGCCTCCGTCGCCGAGCTGGTCGAGGAGAAGGCCGCGGTCACCGAGCTCGGCCTCATCTGAGCGAACGCGCGGGCGGCCTCGGCGGTATGCCGGGGCCGCCCGTCCGGTTCAGACGATGCGCAGCGTCGAGGCGAGCACCGCGACCGCGGCGCCGAGCAGCAGGAGGGTCGCGACGTCGACCCACCGCCCCCGGACCGCCAGACCGCCGGCGCGGGCGGTGGGAAGCCCCGCGCGGAGCAGCGCGAGCACACCCAGGGTGGCGCCCAGGGCATACCCGTAGGCGCGCAGGTTCGAGGACAGCAGGAGCAGGGCCGCCACCAGCAGGCCGAGCAGGCTCAGCCACCACACCCCGAGCACCGGTCCGGACGGGTCGACGCCGCCGGGTAGCTCGTCGGGATCCTCCGCGGCGGGCGTCATCCGGCCGACGAAGAGCCCGACGCGGACCGCTCCGCCGCCTCGACGACGTTGGTCAGCAGCATCGCCCGCGTCATCGGTCCCACCCCACCGGGGTTGGGGGTCAGCCACCCGGCGACCTCGGCGACGCCCGGGTGGATGTCCCCGGCGATCTTGCCGTCGCGCCGCGCCACCCCCACGTCGAGCACGGCCGCACCGGGCTTGACCATGTCGGGGGTGATCATGTCCGGCACACCGGCCGCCGAGACGACGATGTCGGCCCGACGGGTGTGCGCGGCCAGGTCGCGGGTGCCGGTGTGGCACAACGTCACCGTGGCGTTCTCGCTGCGCCGGGTGAGGATGAGCCCCAGCGGGCGCCCCACCGTGAGACCGCGCCCCACGACGACGACCTCCGCTCCGGCGATCGGGACGTCGTAGCGACGCAGCAGCTCGACGCACCCGACCGGCGTGCACGGCAGCGGTGCGGGCTCGTTCATGACCAGGGCACCGAGGTTGGTCGGGTGCAGCCCGTCGACGTCCTTGGCCGGGTCGACCCGGGAGAGGATGGCGAACTCGTCCAGCCCGGTCGGCTGCTGCACCAGGAAGGCGGTGACGGCGGGGTCGTCGTTGAGCTCGTCGACCACGGCCAGCACCTCCTCGAGGCTGGACCCCGCGGGCAGCTCCCGGCGCACCGAGGTGACCCCGATCTGCGCGCAGTCCTTGTGCTTGGCGCCGACATACCACCGGCTGGCCGGGTCGTCCCCGACGAGGACGGTCGCCAGCCCCGGCACCACGCCGCGCTCGGCCAGGGCCTCCACCCGGCTCCGCAGCTCGTCCTGGATCGTCGCGTGCACGGCCTTGCCGTCGAGCATCGTGGCGGTCATGGGGGCAGTCTAGGGCGGCGGTCCCGGGCGATCGGACCGACAGGCGGCCTCACTCCCAGTCGACGTCGCCGCCCGGCTCGAAGCTGAGGTCGACCAGCAGCTCGGTGGCGATCCGCTCGAGACCGGCCCGCAGACCCGGCAGATCCGCCTCCGGCGGCACCCGGAGCCGCGCGCGCGCGGCGAAGAGGTCCCCGCCGGCCTGCGGGGTCGGGACCACCTTGGTCTGCAGGTCCTCCACCGACACCCGGTGCTCGGCCAGGGCCGCGGTGATCTCCTTGACGATGCCCGGCCGGTCGTTGCCGACGAGGTCGAGGTGCAGCAGGCCAGCGTCCTCAGCCTGCTCCGGCTGAGGGCGGGCGGTGTGCACCGTCGTGTCGAGCACCCCGGTGAGCCCGGCGAGGGCGTCCGCCAGAGCCTGCGCCGACGCCTCCGCGACGTCGACGGTGGCGATGCCGGCGAACTTCCCGGCCAGCTCCGCGAGCTGGCTGCGCTCCCAGCTGCCGCCGTGCTCCGCGATGACGTCGGCCAGCGCGCTGACCAGGCCCGGACGGTCGTCGCCGACAACGGTGATCACGAGGGTCGCCATGACGCCTACCCTACCGGCGACCTGCCCTTCCTCGTCGCCGCGGCACCCGGGACCCGCCGTCGCGACAGGGCCGCCCAGACCGCACCCAGGACCGCCAGCAGCACGCCGGTCACCACCCGTGGGCCCAGCACGTGGTCCGCGGCAGGGTGGAGCGCGTCGATCAGGATGCCCGTGGCGAGCTGGGTGGTCACCGCCACCAGGGCGAAGACCAGGACCGGCAGGTGCTGCACGGCGAAGGCCGCCGCGGCGATGTAGCCGATCCCGATCACGCCGCCGGTCCAGACCCACCACGGCAGACCCGACCCGGCGGCACGCAGCGGCGCGTCCTGCGTGGCCGCCACCACCCCGCCCAGCGCGAGCAGCATGAGCGTCCCGGTGAGGAAGTTGACCCATGCGGTGGCCAGCGTGGCACCGCCGACGACGGTCAGGACACCGTTGAACCCCTGCTGCACCGAGGTCAGGGCGCCGACGAGCGCGACCACGAGCAGGGGCAGCACGACGGCGGGGCCCGCTGCCGCGCCGTCTGCGCCGTCGGGTCCGCGTGGGGCGGTCGCGGCGACCGCCACCCCCAGGACGGCGAGCCCGGCCGCCAGCACCCTGCCCCGCCGCAGCCGCTGCGCCGGGCGCGGGCCCAGACCGAGCCGGTCCACGAGCAGAGCCCCGGCCGACTGCCCGCCGACCAGCGCCACGAGGAAGGCGGTCACGCCCACCAGCGGGACGGCATACGTCTGCCCCGCGACGAGCAGCGCCCCCGCCGTGCCACCGAGCACCTGCCACCACCGCAACCGGCCGGACCGCACGGCCGCCCAGACCCTCGCCGCGCTCCGCCGCAGCGTCGGCACGGCGAGCATCAGGGTGAGCAGCACCAGCCCGCTGCCGAAGGAGATCGTGGCGGCCGGGAGCCCGCCCAGCTGCTGCGCGAGGGTGCCGTTGACCCGCGACTGGAGGGCGAGCGCGGCCCCGCAGGTGGCGGCGGCCACGAGGGCGGGGGCGATCCGCTCGGGAGCCCCCGCCGAGGCGGAGGCCTCAGTGGGCAAAGTGGCGGGTCCCGGTGAAGTACATCGTCACCCCGGCGGCCTGCGCCGCGGCGACGACCTCCTCGTCCCGGATCGACCCACCGGGCGCGACGACGGCCCGGACCCCCGCGTCGAGCAGCACCTGGAGGCCGTCCGCGAAGGGGAAGAAGGCATCGGAGGCAGCGACCGAGCCGGCGGCGCGCTCATCCGCCCGGCTCACCGCGAGGTGGCAGGAGTCCACCCGGTTGACCTGACCCATACCGACCCCGACGGAGGCCCCGTCGTCGGCCAGCAGGATGGCGTTGGACTTCGTGGCGCGCACCGCCCGCCAGGCGAACTGCAGGTCCGCCAGGGTGGCGTCGTCGGCAGGCTCGCCCGCGACCAGCCGCCATCGCGAGGCGTCGTCGCCGCCGTCCTCGACCTCGGCGTCGACGGCGTCCACGGCCTGCACGAGCAACCCGCCGGAGATGCTGCGCGTCTCGATGCCGCCCGAGGACGGCGAGGGGACCCGGAGCAGCCGCAGGTTCTTCTTGGCGGCGAGCACCTCCAGGGCTGCCGGCTCGAAGTCGGGGGCGACGACCACCTCGGTGAAGACCTCGGCGACCTGGCGCGCCATCGCCTCGGTCACGGACAGGTTGGTCGCGACGATCCCGCCGAACGCCGAGACCGGGTCGCAGGCGTGTGCCTTCGCATGGGCGTCGCCGATGTCGCTCCCGACCGCGATGCCGCACGGGTTGGCGTGCTTGATGATCGCGACCGTGGGCAGGTCGCCGTGGTCGTGGGCCGCGCGGCGGGCGGCGTCGGCGTCGACGTAGTTGTTGAAGGACATCTCCTTGCCGCCCAGCTGCTCGGCCTGCGCCAGCCCCGGGACGGTCGCGTGTCCGTCGGTGTAGAGCGCCGCGCGCTGGTGCGGGTTCTCGCCGTAACGCAGCACCGCCGCCCGGTCCCAGGTCGCGCCCATCCAGGCGGGGAAGCCGGTGCCCGAGCTGGTGTCGATCAGCACGTTGCCCATCCACGAGGCGACGGCCACGTCATACGTCGCGGTGTGCACGAAGGCGTCGGCCGCGAGCCGCTGACGCTGCTCCAGCGTGAAGCCGCCGGCGGTGATCGCGTCAAGCACCTGCGGGTATGCCGAAGGGCTGGTCACGACGGCCACGCTGCGGTGGTTCTTGGCCGCGGCGCGCACCATGGACGGGCCGCCGATGTCGATCTGCTCGACGCACTCCTGCGCGGTGGCACCGGAGGCGACGGTGTCCGCGAAGGGGTAGAGGTTGCACACCACGAGGTCGAAGCCCTCGACGCCGAGGTCGGCGAGCTGGTCGACGTGCTCGGGGTTGGTCGTGTCCGCGAGCAGCCCGGCGTGCACGCGGGGGTGCAGCGTCTTGACGCGGCCGTCGAGGCACTCGGGGAAGCCGGTGAGCTCCTCGACGGGGTGACGGGCAGCCCGAGCCCTTCGATCCGGGCGGCCGAGCCGCCGGTGGAGACGAGGGCGACACCCTGGTCGTGCAGAGCGTTCACGAGCTCGTCGAGCCCGCTCTTGTCGAAGACGGACACCAGCGCCCGGCGGACCGGGCGGCGCTCGTCGGTAGTGGTCGTGGTGGACGACGTCATGGGATCGCTCCTCGGGGGTTCGACGGATCTGCCTGCCGTCAGTCGACGGGTGCGGGCACCCAGGCGGGCGATGCCCACGATCGTCACTTCCCGGTGGTTGCCCACCCGCGCCAGTCGTGTGCGGCCAGTCTAGCCAGCCGCGGTGGTCGGCGAACCGCCCGCGACGACGGGCAGCTCGTGCACGAGCATCTCTCGCTCGACCACCTTGATCCGCTCGTGCAGGGACTCCTCGGTGTCGTCGGGGAGCACCTCGACCGCGCGCTGGGCCAGGATCGGTCCGGTGTCGACCCCGGCGTCGACGAGGTGCA encodes the following:
- a CDS encoding amidohydrolase, whose amino-acid sequence is MTTDLTRPLHQSAAAPEPGSLAQVLRRVEDEVDARAEELLAWRREVHQQPEICWEEHRTTELVAGVLSEAGARVRTLPGTGAVVDLGHPEPRTRIALRADLDALPIEEVTGLPYSSRTPGACHACGHDVHTIGLLGAGLALLALDEELHARGVGVRLVFQPAEETHPGGALKVMDDGVLDGVDRMLAVHCDPSVDVGSVGLRVGPITAASDQVHVVISGRGGHTSRPHLTQDITYALAKVVTEVPAALTRRLDPRAAAVLVWGVVRAGAAANVIPAQGEALGTLRMLDPELWEVVEPIFTETVDAVVAPYGVKATVHYTKGVPPVDNENSSVMAMSKAAMLLLGAGAVQPTKQSMGGEDLGWYLQQVPGAMARLGTRTPGGPTYELHQGDLVVDERSVLVAAKLLAGSVFTALGESRT
- a CDS encoding mannose-1-phosphate guanylyltransferase yields the protein MSTLTTSLDGFTAVIPAGGSGTRLWPLSRQDSPKFLHDLTGTGRSLLQATVDRVRPLAGDRVMVVTGRRHADAVRAQLPDLGAEDLLLEPSPRSSMPAVGWAAAVLERRDPEAVLGSFAADHVIDDEAAFAASLRQAVVAARAGALVTLGIRPRYASTAFGYIELGEARPLPGAPDAHQVRSFVEKPEREVAQGYLEGGRHRWNAGIFVVRARVLLDLLAQERPEMVRLLRHLAADPGQLEQVWGSLDALAIDRAVAEPAARSGHVTVVPADVGWDDVGDFASLASLLEERPEHGGVRVLGRAGDVVARDSTGVVAAHGERAVVVLGLDEVVVVDTPDALLVTTRERCQDVRGVVATLQELGRGDLT
- a CDS encoding glycosyltransferase, giving the protein MSDRPGRGPSRRTLRDGVGHPLVTRRPPDTPPPSADGIPEAPRLDHVRVAIVTESFLPALNGVTTSVCKVLECLREQGHDALVVAPGTSPWSPVMTPEHYAGFPVHSVTSVPVRKFRVGLPSYEIETVLHRFRPDVMHVASPFVLGVRGLVAARALGIPSVAIYQTDMPSYIRQHAGPAGDLTARATWRWIRRIHEQADLTLAPSTAALTDLAEHQVPRIALWGRGVDADLFHPDRRTDPGALALRDRLAPRGETVLGYVGRLAPEKELHRLTELSSLPGTRLVLVGEGPSREILQAQLPEAVFLGRREGAELAQAYAAFDLFVHTGTRETFGQTLQEASAAGLPVVAPARGGPLDLIQPGGTGELFDPDVRGALCAAVTPLVGPTAAEVRERMGAAGRQRVQERSWPALVDQLVDHYSAVVHAGSRSVA
- a CDS encoding 2'-5' RNA ligase family protein encodes the protein MSPSEHDEHEKASLVVGVALPVPEPWGSHLQRLRIGYGEERAAAIPTHITLLPPTPCSAPELEALEAHLLSVARDHAAFEVMLRGTGTFRPVSEVVFVQVAKGVADCERLERAVRRGPLQRTLDFPYHPHVTLAHDLPLAALDRAFRDLGAFSCTYPADAFRLYVHDGDGVWRTRADYPLTG
- a CDS encoding LysM peptidoglycan-binding domain-containing protein — its product is MGLFDRIKGAIDGVREARAGGQQDSRPTSTASPASGTTEPVPAEEPRHATVTVQPGQTLSGIAQERGVDLDEMVRLNGIERPDLIFPGQVFKLPRR
- a CDS encoding malate dehydrogenase, which translates into the protein MNTPVKVAVTGAAGQIGYSLLFRIASGELLGKDTPVELRLLEITPALGALEGVVMELDDCAFPLLAGVETGDDADVVFDGVNVALLVGARPRTKGMERGDLLEANGAIFTAQGKALNDHAADDVRITVTGNPANTNALIAMSNAPDIPAERFSALTRLDHNRAIAQLAAKVGAPVTDVSHMTIWGNHSATQYPDLFHAQVGGRNAAEAVGDQQWIEDTFIPTVAKRGAAIIEARGSSSAASAASATIDHARDWLRGSPEGDWVSMAVRSDGSYGVEEGIMSSFPVTTRDGSYEIVQGLDIDDFSRGRIDASVAELVEEKAAVTELGLI
- a CDS encoding DUF3017 domain-containing protein: MTPAAEDPDELPGGVDPSGPVLGVWWLSLLGLLVAALLLLSSNLRAYGYALGATLGVLALLRAGLPTARAGGLAVRGRWVDVATLLLLGAAVAVLASTLRIV
- a CDS encoding bifunctional methylenetetrahydrofolate dehydrogenase/methenyltetrahydrofolate cyclohydrolase produces the protein MTATMLDGKAVHATIQDELRSRVEALAERGVVPGLATVLVGDDPASRWYVGAKHKDCAQIGVTSVRRELPAGSSLEEVLAVVDELNDDPAVTAFLVQQPTGLDEFAILSRVDPAKDVDGLHPTNLGALVMNEPAPLPCTPVGCVELLRRYDVPIAGAEVVVVGRGLTVGRPLGLILTRRSENATVTLCHTGTRDLAAHTRRADIVVSAAGVPDMITPDMVKPGAAVLDVGVARRDGKIAGDIHPGVAEVAGWLTPNPGGVGPMTRAMLLTNVVEAAERSASGSSSAG
- a CDS encoding glycine cleavage system protein R, translated to MATLVITVVGDDRPGLVSALADVIAEHGGSWERSQLAELAGKFAGIATVDVAEASAQALADALAGLTGVLDTTVHTARPQPEQAEDAGLLHLDLVGNDRPGIVKEITAALAEHRVSVEDLQTKVVPTPQAGGDLFAARARLRVPPEADLPGLRAGLERIATELLVDLSFEPGGDVDWE
- a CDS encoding DMT family transporter, coding for MPTEASASAGAPERIAPALVAAATCGAALALQSRVNGTLAQQLGGLPAATISFGSGLVLLTLMLAVPTLRRSAARVWAAVRSGRLRWWQVLGGTAGALLVAGQTYAVPLVGVTAFLVALVGGQSAGALLVDRLGLGPRPAQRLRRGRVLAAGLAVLGVAVAATAPRGPDGADGAAAGPAVVLPLLVVALVGALTSVQQGFNGVLTVVGGATLATAWVNFLTGTLMLLALGGVVAATQDAPLRAAGSGLPWWVWTGGVIGIGYIAAAAFAVQHLPVLVFALVAVTTQLATGILIDALHPAADHVLGPRVVTGVLLAVLGAVWAALSRRRVPGAAATRKGRSPVG